In Jejubacter calystegiae, the following are encoded in one genomic region:
- the ansP gene encoding L-asparagine permease: MKSTKHQSDDHHAAKRRWLNAQDSGYRRAMDNRHVQMIAIGGAIGTGLFLGAGARLQAAGPALALIYLVCGIFSFFILRALGELVLHRPSSGNFVSYAREFLGEKASYVAGWMYFVNWAMTGIVDITAVALYMHYWGAFGDVPQWVFALGALVIVGTMNMVGVRWFAEMEFWFALIKVLAIVLFLVVGVVFLGTGKVLDGNTTGLHLITDNGGLFPHGLLPALVLIQGVVFAFASIELVGTAAGECRDPERMVPKAINSVIWRIGLFYVGSVLLLVLLLPWNAYQAGQSPFVTFFAKLGIPYIGDIMNIVVLTAALSSLNSGLYSTGRILRSMSMGGSAPAFMSKMSRQHVPWAGILATLGIYVLGVFLNYLIPSRVFEVVLNIASLGIISSWAFIMVCQLRLRKAIKEGKAADISFRLPGAPFTSWLTLLFLLAVLVLMACDYPNGTWTIASIPLLAIVLTFGWFRVRKRVHTIASTAPQQPNDVKNNARLVEADEPTR; this comes from the coding sequence ATGAAATCGACAAAGCATCAGTCAGACGATCATCACGCGGCCAAACGACGCTGGCTTAACGCCCAGGATTCGGGCTATCGTCGCGCCATGGACAACCGGCACGTACAGATGATCGCCATTGGCGGCGCCATCGGTACCGGCCTGTTTCTGGGTGCCGGCGCACGCCTGCAGGCGGCAGGCCCGGCGCTGGCATTAATCTATCTGGTTTGTGGGATCTTCTCGTTCTTTATTTTGCGCGCCCTGGGGGAACTGGTATTACATCGCCCTTCCAGCGGAAACTTCGTCTCTTATGCCCGTGAATTTCTTGGCGAAAAGGCCTCCTACGTGGCGGGCTGGATGTACTTCGTTAACTGGGCGATGACCGGCATTGTCGATATCACCGCCGTGGCGCTCTATATGCACTACTGGGGCGCTTTTGGCGACGTTCCCCAGTGGGTCTTTGCCCTTGGAGCGCTGGTTATCGTCGGCACCATGAATATGGTGGGCGTGCGCTGGTTTGCGGAAATGGAGTTCTGGTTCGCCCTGATTAAAGTTCTGGCTATTGTACTGTTCCTGGTGGTTGGCGTGGTGTTCCTTGGCACCGGCAAAGTCCTGGACGGAAACACCACCGGCCTGCATCTGATTACCGACAACGGCGGCTTGTTCCCTCACGGATTACTCCCGGCCCTGGTGCTGATACAAGGGGTGGTCTTTGCCTTTGCATCGATCGAACTGGTAGGTACCGCCGCAGGCGAATGTCGCGATCCGGAACGTATGGTGCCTAAGGCGATTAATAGCGTTATCTGGCGTATCGGCCTGTTTTATGTGGGCTCGGTGCTGCTGCTGGTTCTGCTGCTGCCCTGGAACGCCTATCAGGCCGGCCAGAGCCCGTTCGTGACCTTTTTTGCCAAACTGGGGATTCCCTATATTGGCGATATCATGAATATCGTGGTGCTGACCGCCGCTCTTTCCAGCCTGAATTCGGGGCTTTACTCCACCGGACGTATTCTGCGTTCAATGTCTATGGGCGGCTCGGCGCCGGCATTTATGTCGAAGATGAGCCGTCAGCATGTCCCCTGGGCCGGTATTCTGGCGACCCTCGGGATTTACGTGCTGGGGGTATTTCTGAACTACCTGATTCCGTCACGGGTGTTCGAGGTAGTGCTGAACATCGCTTCGCTCGGCATTATCTCTTCCTGGGCCTTTATTATGGTTTGCCAGTTGCGGCTGCGTAAGGCGATTAAAGAGGGTAAAGCGGCAGATATCAGCTTTAGGCTGCCCGGCGCCCCCTTTACCTCATGGCTGACGCTGCTGTTCCTGCTGGCAGTGCTGGTGCTGATGGCCTGCGACTACCCGAACGGGACCTGGACTATCGCCTCGATCCCGCTGCTGGCGATTGTGCTGACCTTTGGCTGGTTCCGGGTTCGCAAACGGGTTCATACGATTGCCAGTACTGCGCCGCAGCAGCCGAATGATGTAAAAAATAATGCACGGCTGGTTGAAGCGGATGAACCTACGCGCTAG
- a CDS encoding RidA family protein: MTREVLPAPLPDPAQPFSWITRGAGLLFTGHGPVRADGTLETGSSEKQIALTLSNLRDTLQAAGSNCDRVLQMTVWLCRVEDVPLLDRLYRQFFSAPWPNRATVIVERLVADGMNIEIAATALAGEQ; the protein is encoded by the coding sequence ATGACGCGTGAAGTTCTCCCGGCGCCGCTGCCGGATCCTGCCCAACCATTTTCCTGGATTACCCGCGGTGCCGGCCTGCTGTTTACCGGTCATGGCCCGGTACGAGCCGATGGAACGCTTGAGACTGGCAGCAGCGAAAAACAGATCGCCCTGACCCTGAGTAACCTGCGAGACACGCTACAAGCCGCGGGCAGCAACTGCGATCGCGTACTGCAAATGACGGTCTGGCTATGCCGGGTAGAGGACGTTCCGCTACTCGATCGCCTGTACCGCCAATTCTTCAGCGCTCCCTGGCCCAATCGCGCCACCGTTATCGTCGAACGTCTGGTCGCAGACGGTATGAATATCGAAATCGCCGCCACCGCACTGGCGGGAGAGCAGTAA
- a CDS encoding aromatic amino acid transaminase, translating to MFSSIGPSRPDPIMSLMEQYLADDCPHKVNLGIGLYYDGEGTLPLLNSVHEAQQRLMTQERPHSYPPIEGQAQFREAVQRLIFGHSAQQTALTTLQTLGGSGALRLGAELLRQLGVCRIHLPDPTWPNHLAIFSVAGLTPESYPWYDNANGELLIDALLDRLATLPEGSVVLLHPACHNPTGMDPSPDQWRSILDTVERRRLLPFFDAAYQGFGAGIEQDIAPVRQALERGLPFLLSHSLSKNMALYGQRVGSLSLHCPDVAAINVLGTLKGLVRSSYSCPPTFGSDIAATVLNDAALHQCWRDETEAMRLRILAMRQRLATELNANGAGLDIGRITRQRGMFSYTGLSEQQVDTLRQDFSIYLVNPGRICVPGLTERNVDYVAASIASVTR from the coding sequence ATGTTTAGTTCAATCGGCCCTTCCAGACCGGATCCTATTATGAGTCTGATGGAGCAATATCTGGCTGATGACTGCCCGCATAAGGTCAATCTGGGAATTGGTCTTTACTATGACGGCGAAGGCACTCTGCCGCTGTTGAACAGCGTGCATGAAGCCCAGCAGCGTCTGATGACCCAGGAACGTCCTCATAGCTATCCGCCCATCGAAGGTCAGGCGCAGTTTCGCGAGGCGGTACAGCGCCTGATTTTCGGCCATTCAGCGCAGCAGACGGCACTGACGACCCTCCAGACATTAGGCGGTTCCGGCGCGCTACGGCTGGGAGCAGAGCTGTTACGGCAGCTGGGCGTATGCCGAATTCATTTACCGGATCCCACCTGGCCTAACCACCTGGCGATATTCTCTGTAGCCGGATTAACGCCGGAAAGTTACCCCTGGTACGACAACGCCAACGGTGAGCTGCTGATCGATGCGCTTCTGGATCGCCTGGCGACGTTGCCGGAAGGAAGCGTGGTTCTGCTCCATCCCGCCTGCCATAACCCTACCGGCATGGATCCCTCACCGGATCAGTGGCGCAGCATTCTGGATACGGTGGAACGTCGCCGACTGCTGCCCTTTTTCGATGCCGCCTATCAGGGATTCGGCGCCGGAATCGAACAGGATATCGCGCCGGTGCGCCAGGCCCTGGAGCGCGGTTTGCCATTTCTGCTAAGCCACTCATTGTCAAAAAATATGGCGCTATACGGCCAGCGCGTCGGAAGCCTGAGCCTCCACTGCCCGGATGTGGCCGCCATCAACGTACTCGGCACGCTGAAAGGGCTGGTACGCAGCAGCTATTCCTGTCCGCCAACTTTTGGCAGCGACATTGCCGCCACTGTACTAAACGACGCCGCGCTGCATCAGTGCTGGCGGGATGAAACTGAAGCCATGCGCCTGCGAATTCTCGCCATGCGTCAGCGACTGGCGACTGAGCTAAACGCCAACGGCGCCGGACTGGATATCGGGCGGATTACGCGCCAGCGTGGCATGTTCAGCTATACCGGATTGAGCGAGCAGCAGGTCGATACGTTGCGTCAGGATTTCTCTATCTACCTGGTCAATCCCGGCCGTATATGCGTACCTGGACTGACGGAGCGCAACGTCGATTATGTCGCGGCATCCATCGCCAGCGTCACTCGCTAA
- a CDS encoding amino acid permease — protein MKQAARFEEIARRQQGLKQQLSAGQMSMLAIGGAIGTGLFLGSSYAIQMAGPSVLLSYFVGGVIALLLMGSLAEMTCQHPTSGSFGDYAEFYLGPMWGFLIRYAYWSCIVLAVGTEITAVGMYMQYWFPDSPLVMWMLLFSALIVGINVLGIGIFGHVEYALSAVKIIAIVAFILLAGAILLFGHNPQFGLHHYTDDGFMPFGLRGMWFAVIVSIFSYMSIEMIAVAAGEAKEPVKAVRQAFRGTLIRLCLFYFLSIALMLAIVPWQHSADRGSPFLIVMQLIKLPFASGIFNFIVLIAALSAMNSQLYITTRMLFSLARAGQAPQRFGRLNKRGVPLNAIALSSLGIFVSVILSVVWPHSAFVVMMSIAVYGACFTWMMIFITHLRFRRHHQPDQLTFRLWGYPWTPWLGAGLMLAILLSTPFTGFFRLTLAFGIPFTLLLMLAWGVRRRWQTRQPLSEMVEKAPG, from the coding sequence ATGAAACAGGCAGCGCGTTTTGAGGAGATCGCCCGCCGTCAGCAGGGCCTGAAACAGCAACTCAGCGCCGGGCAGATGTCGATGCTGGCTATCGGCGGCGCCATCGGTACCGGCCTCTTTCTGGGCAGCAGTTATGCCATCCAGATGGCGGGCCCGTCGGTGCTGTTAAGCTACTTTGTCGGCGGCGTTATCGCGCTGCTGCTGATGGGATCGCTGGCGGAAATGACCTGCCAGCACCCCACCTCCGGATCTTTTGGCGACTATGCCGAATTTTATCTCGGGCCGATGTGGGGGTTTCTGATTCGTTACGCCTACTGGTCGTGCATCGTTCTGGCGGTGGGAACGGAAATCACCGCAGTGGGGATGTATATGCAGTACTGGTTCCCCGATTCGCCGCTGGTGATGTGGATGCTGCTGTTTTCTGCGCTGATCGTCGGCATCAACGTGCTGGGGATCGGTATCTTCGGCCATGTAGAGTATGCGCTCTCCGCCGTTAAAATTATCGCTATCGTCGCCTTTATTTTGCTGGCAGGGGCGATTCTACTGTTCGGGCATAATCCACAGTTTGGCCTGCATCACTATACCGATGATGGTTTTATGCCTTTCGGCCTGCGTGGAATGTGGTTCGCGGTAATTGTTTCTATTTTCAGCTATATGAGCATTGAGATGATCGCCGTGGCCGCTGGCGAGGCGAAAGAGCCGGTGAAAGCCGTGCGCCAGGCATTTCGCGGCACGCTTATTCGGCTCTGCCTGTTCTATTTTCTTTCTATCGCATTAATGCTGGCAATTGTTCCCTGGCAGCATTCCGCAGACCGCGGCAGTCCGTTTTTGATCGTGATGCAATTGATTAAGCTACCGTTCGCCAGCGGCATTTTTAACTTTATCGTACTTATCGCCGCCCTGTCGGCCATGAACAGCCAGCTCTATATCACCACCCGCATGCTATTTTCGCTGGCCCGCGCCGGCCAGGCACCACAGCGTTTCGGCCGCCTGAACAAACGCGGCGTGCCGTTAAACGCCATCGCCCTTTCCAGCCTGGGGATTTTCGTATCGGTGATTCTTTCCGTCGTCTGGCCCCACAGCGCCTTTGTGGTCATGATGTCGATTGCGGTCTACGGCGCCTGTTTCACCTGGATGATGATTTTCATTACGCATTTGCGTTTTCGCCGCCATCACCAGCCGGATCAACTGACGTTCAGACTCTGGGGTTACCCGTGGACACCCTGGCTGGGGGCAGGATTGATGCTGGCAATCCTGCTCTCAACGCCTTTCACCGGTTTTTTCCGGCTGACCCTGGCCTTTGGCATCCCCTTCACTCTGTTGCTGATGCTGGCATGGGGAGTGCGGCGTCGCTGGCAGACTCGCCAACCACTAAGCGAAATGGTAGAGAAAGCGCCGGGATAA
- a CDS encoding acetyl/propionyl/methylcrotonyl-CoA carboxylase subunit alpha has product MTEPRHKVLIANRGEIAVRIIRACRDYGVASVAVYADPDADALHARMADEAWALPGCSATESYLNIDKLLDVARRCGATMVHPGYGFLSERADFARAVIDAGLLWIGPNPQTIEQLGDKVQARKIALQAGAPLVKGTADPVADAREVEAFAREHGLPVAIKAAFGGGGRGLKVAWRLDEVAELYYSAVREAEAAFGRGECFVEQYLDSPRHIEAQIIADSHGQVLVLGTRDCSLQRRNQKLVEEAPAPFISEEQRERIHTAARDICRQAGYVGAGTVEFLLSRDGRISFLEVNTRLQVEHPVTEETTGIDLVIEQLRVAEGLPLSLTETPAPRGHAIEFRINAEDPGRGFLPVPGAITRFAPPSGPGIRLDSGVESGSTIPGHYDSLMAKLIVTGATREQAIARARRALAEFAIEGVASMLPFHRAVLASDDFINTFRVHTRWIETDFAESLEAQVRPFPGREQPLTRAWIEVDGRRLQLGLPAGLLAAAPTAQPVVGGNEPGTADNQVSAPVAGVLHSWVAQEGQQVAEGETVAVMEAMKMEVSVLAPCAGKLQQSVRPGEVLAAEAALGMIR; this is encoded by the coding sequence ATGACTGAACCACGTCATAAAGTCTTAATTGCTAACCGCGGCGAGATCGCGGTCCGTATTATTCGCGCCTGCCGGGACTACGGCGTGGCCTCGGTGGCGGTTTATGCCGATCCGGATGCCGATGCGCTACACGCCAGAATGGCCGATGAAGCCTGGGCGCTGCCAGGCTGTAGCGCCACGGAAAGCTACCTTAATATCGATAAATTGCTGGATGTGGCGCGCCGCTGCGGCGCCACCATGGTACACCCCGGCTACGGTTTCCTTTCCGAGCGCGCTGACTTCGCCCGGGCGGTTATCGACGCAGGGCTGCTCTGGATTGGTCCGAATCCGCAGACCATCGAACAACTGGGCGATAAAGTGCAGGCCCGTAAAATTGCGCTCCAGGCCGGGGCGCCGCTGGTGAAAGGCACCGCGGATCCGGTGGCTGACGCCCGCGAAGTGGAAGCGTTCGCCCGTGAGCACGGTTTACCGGTAGCGATTAAAGCGGCCTTTGGCGGCGGCGGGCGCGGTCTGAAAGTGGCCTGGCGCCTCGACGAGGTGGCGGAGCTTTATTATTCGGCGGTGCGTGAGGCCGAAGCGGCCTTTGGCCGCGGCGAATGTTTTGTCGAACAGTATCTGGATAGCCCCCGTCATATCGAAGCCCAGATCATCGCCGACAGCCACGGTCAGGTACTGGTGTTGGGCACCCGCGACTGTTCGCTACAGCGTCGTAATCAGAAACTGGTTGAGGAGGCCCCGGCGCCGTTTATCAGCGAAGAGCAGCGCGAGCGCATTCACACTGCGGCCCGGGATATCTGCCGCCAGGCGGGTTATGTGGGGGCAGGTACGGTGGAATTCCTGCTGAGTCGCGATGGGCGTATCTCGTTTCTTGAGGTTAATACCCGGCTTCAGGTGGAGCACCCGGTCACGGAAGAGACTACCGGTATCGATCTGGTTATCGAACAGCTACGGGTGGCCGAAGGGCTGCCCCTGAGCCTGACGGAAACGCCAGCGCCGCGCGGTCATGCCATTGAGTTTCGTATTAACGCGGAGGACCCCGGGCGCGGCTTCCTGCCGGTGCCTGGCGCGATAACCCGCTTTGCGCCACCCTCTGGTCCGGGCATTCGTCTGGACAGCGGCGTGGAGAGTGGCTCTACCATTCCAGGCCACTATGACTCGCTGATGGCCAAGCTTATCGTCACCGGCGCCACCCGCGAACAGGCCATTGCACGGGCGCGCAGGGCGCTGGCGGAGTTTGCCATCGAAGGGGTTGCTTCAATGCTGCCGTTCCATCGGGCGGTGCTGGCTTCCGACGATTTTATTAATACCTTCCGGGTGCACACCCGCTGGATAGAAACCGACTTCGCGGAAAGCCTGGAAGCGCAGGTTCGGCCATTCCCGGGCCGCGAACAGCCACTGACCCGGGCATGGATAGAGGTGGACGGACGTCGCCTGCAACTGGGCCTGCCCGCCGGGCTGCTGGCCGCGGCCCCAACGGCGCAGCCTGTCGTCGGTGGTAATGAGCCTGGGACTGCGGATAATCAGGTCAGCGCTCCGGTGGCTGGCGTGCTGCACAGTTGGGTGGCACAAGAGGGGCAGCAGGTGGCGGAAGGCGAAACCGTGGCCGTGATGGAAGCCATGAAGATGGAAGTTTCGGTGCTCGCGCCCTGCGCCGGAAAGTTACAGCAAAGCGTTCGCCCGGGAGAGGTTCTGGCGGCAGAGGCCGCGCTGGGGATGATTCGCTGA
- a CDS encoding urea amidolyase family protein, with translation MRFLPVNSNSFLVELASLEQTLALHAALEAAPLSGVEETIPAARTLLIRFTPGETTASALAQIIGRLSLNSSRGPQGPEVIIPVRYRGEDLPEAAELLGLSVQQLIARHSDHEWQVAFTGFAPGFAYMVSDAGFNVPRRTTPRTRIPAGSVALAGEFSGIYPQASPGGWQLIGDTPLSMWDLGREPPALLTPGARVRFVDESRQGATITVAAEIAPPEPEASSAPQALEILASGLQALYQDEGRAGQARLGISPSGALDRGALRRANRLVGNPWGSAVIEITQGGLRARALSPQVVAVTGAPCPVEIRSADGQRFQAAVEQPLALEVGEEIRLGAPASGVRSYLALRGGFAVAPVLHSCAFDTLAQVGPPPLKPGDRLHHAGLPCQAVEQTETASVTLPIKGDVVTLDFIPGPRSDWFTARSQARLTDQLWQVTDQSNRIGLRLAGAQPLERSITQELPSEGVCSGAIQIPASGQPVLFLNDRPLTGGYPVIGAVADYHLDLAGQIPPGATIRFRAIAPFQEPEGNHD, from the coding sequence GTGCGTTTTTTACCCGTTAATAGCAACAGCTTTCTGGTTGAGCTGGCCAGTCTGGAACAGACCCTGGCGCTGCATGCCGCGCTGGAAGCGGCACCGCTCAGCGGTGTGGAAGAAACTATCCCGGCGGCCCGAACCCTGCTGATTCGCTTTACGCCGGGCGAAACCACGGCCAGCGCGCTGGCGCAGATCATCGGTCGGCTTTCCCTGAATTCTTCCCGGGGCCCGCAGGGGCCGGAAGTGATTATCCCGGTACGCTATCGCGGCGAAGATCTGCCGGAAGCCGCAGAGCTGCTCGGCCTGAGCGTGCAACAGCTTATCGCCCGTCACAGTGACCACGAATGGCAGGTCGCCTTTACCGGTTTTGCGCCGGGGTTTGCCTATATGGTTTCCGACGCCGGTTTTAACGTGCCGCGTCGCACCACGCCGCGCACCCGCATTCCGGCAGGCTCGGTGGCGCTGGCCGGGGAGTTCAGCGGTATCTATCCTCAGGCCAGCCCCGGCGGCTGGCAGCTGATTGGCGATACGCCGCTCAGCATGTGGGATCTGGGCCGCGAACCTCCGGCGCTGTTAACGCCGGGCGCCCGGGTGCGTTTTGTGGATGAATCACGGCAGGGCGCCACGATTACCGTAGCGGCAGAGATAGCGCCGCCAGAGCCCGAAGCGAGCAGCGCGCCGCAGGCCCTTGAGATACTCGCCAGCGGTTTGCAGGCGCTGTATCAGGATGAAGGGCGCGCGGGCCAGGCCCGGCTGGGTATTTCACCGTCCGGCGCGCTCGATCGCGGCGCGCTACGCCGGGCTAATCGCCTTGTGGGCAACCCCTGGGGCAGCGCCGTTATTGAAATCACCCAGGGCGGCCTGCGGGCCAGAGCCCTGAGCCCACAGGTGGTGGCGGTGACCGGCGCACCCTGTCCGGTAGAGATTCGCAGTGCTGACGGCCAGCGCTTTCAGGCGGCCGTCGAACAGCCTCTGGCGCTGGAAGTCGGGGAAGAGATTCGCTTGGGCGCGCCCGCCAGCGGCGTTCGCAGCTATCTGGCGCTGCGCGGCGGTTTTGCCGTTGCGCCAGTTCTTCACAGTTGCGCCTTCGATACCCTGGCCCAGGTGGGACCGCCGCCGCTGAAGCCCGGAGATCGCCTGCATCATGCCGGGCTGCCGTGTCAGGCGGTCGAACAGACGGAGACGGCCTCCGTCACACTGCCGATAAAAGGTGACGTTGTCACTCTTGATTTTATTCCCGGCCCGCGCAGCGACTGGTTTACCGCCCGTTCTCAGGCCCGTCTGACCGACCAGCTATGGCAGGTAACGGATCAGTCGAACCGTATCGGCCTGCGTCTGGCAGGCGCTCAGCCGTTAGAGCGCAGTATCACTCAGGAGCTGCCCAGCGAAGGGGTATGCAGCGGCGCCATTCAGATTCCCGCCAGCGGTCAGCCGGTGCTGTTTCTGAACGATCGTCCCCTGACCGGCGGCTATCCGGTTATCGGTGCCGTTGCCGACTATCACCTCGATCTTGCCGGGCAGATCCCGCCCGGCGCCACCATTCGCTTCCGGGCCATTGCGCCGTTTCAGGAACCAGAGGGAAACCATGACTGA